One Tenacibaculum sp. MAR_2010_89 DNA window includes the following coding sequences:
- a CDS encoding peptide MFS transporter, whose amino-acid sequence MSTTLKSNEFSLLGHKPALFVLFFTEMWERFSYYGMRAIFVLFLTASFSDGGWEWTRERALGLLGIYTSSVYLTPLIGGIIADKFLGYQKAVALGALAMTLGHAAMALETEMTLYLGIGLLIIGNGLFKPNVTSIVSGLYDKYPERKDGAFTIFYMGVNAGGFLGVLLCGFLANNLSYSWGFGLAGIFMFLGTLQFWFGRDIFENIGNAPSKKVDLSDAIENVEVIEEEKVPNNVQRDRYIVVGILAFFTVFFWAAFEQASGSMNIFARDYTQRALTGNSAVIFKIVDVLVSTVPLIIISWVLLKLFGQTFKKISLSNIVLGISFVSIWAIVIWKLSVIIPQQNAEIEASWFLILNSLFIIFLAPLFSKWWESKFNPSAAVKFGIGMVLLAIGFGALAYGSSAIPQGAKTASVSLIWLVLAYLFHTMGELCVSPVGLSYVSKLVPAKKIGMMFGIWYLVNALGNFIAAKVGSYIDPIVEQYSMSFFFLIFTIIPGAVGIIFLVLNPLIKKLMHGIR is encoded by the coding sequence ATGAGTACAACATTGAAATCTAATGAGTTTAGTCTTTTAGGACATAAACCAGCACTGTTTGTTTTGTTTTTTACTGAAATGTGGGAACGCTTTTCATATTATGGAATGCGTGCAATATTTGTATTGTTTTTAACAGCATCATTTTCTGATGGTGGCTGGGAATGGACTAGAGAACGTGCCTTAGGATTATTAGGTATTTATACAAGTTCTGTTTATTTAACACCTTTAATTGGAGGTATCATTGCAGATAAGTTTTTAGGATATCAAAAAGCAGTAGCGCTTGGAGCTTTGGCAATGACATTGGGGCATGCAGCTATGGCTTTAGAAACAGAAATGACATTGTATTTAGGTATAGGTCTTTTGATTATAGGTAATGGTTTGTTTAAACCAAACGTTACTTCAATAGTAAGTGGTTTATATGACAAATACCCAGAAAGAAAAGATGGGGCTTTTACCATTTTTTATATGGGAGTAAATGCTGGTGGTTTCTTAGGAGTTCTTCTATGTGGTTTTTTAGCAAATAATTTAAGTTATTCATGGGGATTCGGGCTTGCCGGTATTTTTATGTTTTTAGGAACTTTACAATTTTGGTTTGGTAGAGACATTTTTGAAAATATAGGAAATGCACCAAGTAAAAAAGTAGATTTATCAGACGCTATTGAAAATGTTGAGGTTATTGAAGAAGAAAAAGTTCCTAATAATGTTCAAAGAGATAGATACATAGTAGTTGGTATTTTAGCTTTTTTCACAGTGTTTTTTTGGGCAGCTTTTGAACAAGCAAGTGGATCTATGAACATTTTCGCAAGAGATTATACACAAAGAGCTTTAACAGGTAATTCTGCAGTTATATTCAAAATTGTAGATGTTTTAGTTTCAACAGTGCCTTTAATTATTATTTCTTGGGTATTGTTAAAATTATTTGGACAAACATTTAAAAAAATATCTTTATCTAATATAGTTTTAGGTATTAGCTTTGTGAGTATTTGGGCAATAGTAATATGGAAATTAAGTGTAATCATTCCTCAGCAAAATGCAGAAATTGAGGCATCTTGGTTTTTAATATTAAATTCATTGTTTATTATTTTCTTAGCTCCACTATTTTCTAAATGGTGGGAAAGTAAGTTTAATCCATCTGCGGCAGTAAAATTCGGAATTGGAATGGTACTTTTAGCTATTGGATTTGGTGCTTTAGCTTATGGTTCTAGTGCTATTCCTCAAGGAGCTAAAACAGCATCTGTAAGTTTAATTTGGCTTGTGTTAGCATATTTATTTCACACTATGGGAGAATTATGTGTATCTCCAGTAGGACTTTCTTATGTTTCAAAATTAGTGCCTGCGAAAAAAATAGGTATGATGTTCGGAATTTGGTATTTAGTAAATGCCCTAGGTAATTTTATTGCTGCTAAAGTAGGTAGTTATATAGATCCTATTGTAGAACAATATTCTATGTCCTTTTTCTTTTTAATATTTACTATAATCCCTGGAGCAGTTGGGATAATCTTTTTGGTATTAAATCCATTAATTAAGAAATTAATGCACGGTATTCGATAA
- a CDS encoding ComEC/Rec2 family competence protein, protein MKKLLGYPPFHYLLCLIFGITLQFHFKIWSYSFFKLFLTSILLSLILLILKKNKYAVGFKFISLFTFLFLGITSVYIQNPKNYSNYFIKHVNNNSYTTITVTKKLKSNTYFDKYVGSINYVDKKEVKGNVLINIKKDSSLQLLKINDQIVIKPIFKELSSPLNPYQFNYKDYLSKQYIYHQISISKKHYKITTNKKFSIVRYSNSFREKIQTSLKKQVFSKDVYAIINALLLGQRQDISKKIIANYTNAGAIHLLAISGLHIGIILLILLNILKPLHYFKHGTRLKTLSIILVLWWFAFIAGLSASVVRAVTMFTFIAIAELFKKKSIIEHSLISSMFLLLLIKPLFLFDVGFQLSYIAVFGIVWIQPLLYKIWNPKFSLLNKIWKLFTVSIAAQLAILPISLYYFHQFPSLFILSNLIIIPFLGSILFFGIIIMLLSTLDLLPNFLAKIYNYSIQYMNNFMEWIANQENFLLTEIPMSLLQAFLWYTFIIFSFQLFLKPTTRKLIYTLLSISLLQSTYLVEKHKSESRNEFVIFHKNQHSIIGEQKKGKLLIYHDSLKVLNITNEKLVKAYRIEKNINTIYKNTIPSMFLTKKDTIMIIDKLGIYNVKNLKNCIVLLIDNPKINLSRLIKQVKPKLIIADGSNYKSYTNQYRLTCKKQKTPFWSTYQKGAYILN, encoded by the coding sequence ATGAAAAAATTACTTGGTTACCCACCATTTCACTACCTCTTATGCTTAATTTTTGGAATAACTTTACAGTTTCATTTCAAAATATGGAGTTATAGTTTTTTTAAACTGTTTTTAACTTCCATACTATTAAGCTTGATTTTACTTATTTTAAAAAAAAATAAGTATGCTGTTGGATTTAAATTTATATCTCTTTTTACTTTCCTCTTCTTAGGGATTACATCAGTATATATTCAAAACCCTAAAAACTATTCAAATTATTTTATAAAACATGTAAACAATAATTCTTATACTACTATAACAGTTACTAAAAAATTAAAATCTAATACTTATTTTGATAAATATGTTGGCTCCATTAATTATGTTGATAAAAAAGAAGTTAAAGGAAATGTTTTAATAAATATAAAGAAAGACAGTTCTTTACAATTATTAAAAATCAACGATCAAATAGTAATAAAACCTATTTTTAAAGAATTATCCTCTCCTTTAAACCCTTATCAATTTAATTACAAAGACTATCTCTCAAAACAATATATATATCATCAAATATCTATCAGTAAGAAACACTATAAAATTACAACAAACAAAAAGTTTTCAATAGTTAGGTATTCAAATAGTTTTCGAGAAAAGATTCAAACTTCTTTAAAAAAACAAGTTTTTTCAAAAGACGTATATGCCATTATCAATGCCTTATTACTTGGTCAACGTCAAGATATATCAAAAAAAATTATTGCAAATTACACAAACGCTGGTGCCATACATTTACTAGCTATATCAGGATTACATATTGGTATCATTTTGTTAATACTCTTAAATATACTAAAACCTTTACATTATTTTAAACACGGTACTCGCCTAAAAACCCTTAGTATAATACTCGTTTTATGGTGGTTCGCTTTTATTGCTGGTTTGTCTGCATCAGTAGTTAGAGCAGTTACCATGTTTACTTTTATTGCAATTGCAGAACTATTTAAAAAGAAAAGTATCATAGAACATTCACTTATAAGCTCCATGTTTTTATTACTTCTTATAAAACCTTTATTTTTATTCGATGTTGGTTTCCAATTAAGTTATATTGCTGTTTTTGGAATTGTTTGGATTCAACCATTACTTTATAAGATTTGGAATCCTAAATTTTCATTATTAAATAAAATATGGAAATTATTTACAGTCTCAATTGCTGCACAACTAGCTATTTTACCAATTAGCTTATATTATTTTCATCAATTTCCCTCTTTATTTATCCTTTCTAATTTAATTATAATACCCTTCCTTGGTAGTATTTTATTCTTTGGAATTATAATTATGCTACTATCTACTTTAGATTTACTGCCAAACTTCTTAGCTAAAATCTATAACTATAGCATTCAATACATGAATAATTTTATGGAATGGATTGCAAATCAAGAAAACTTTTTACTGACAGAAATACCTATGTCTCTTTTACAAGCATTTTTATGGTATACTTTTATAATTTTTTCTTTTCAGCTCTTTTTAAAACCTACTACAAGAAAATTAATTTATACTTTACTTTCAATTAGTCTGCTACAATCTACTTATTTAGTAGAAAAACACAAAAGTGAATCGAGGAATGAATTTGTCATTTTTCATAAAAATCAACACTCAATAATTGGGGAACAAAAAAAAGGAAAACTTCTCATTTATCATGACTCTTTAAAAGTATTAAATATCACTAATGAAAAATTAGTAAAAGCATATCGTATTGAAAAAAACATTAATACAATTTATAAAAACACTATCCCTTCAATGTTTTTAACAAAAAAAGATACTATTATGATAATTGATAAACTCGGTATTTACAATGTTAAAAACCTTAAAAACTGTATTGTTTTATTAATAGACAATCCAAAAATAAATTTATCTCGTTTAATCAAACAAGTAAAACCAAAATTAATTATAGCTGATGGCAGTAATTATAAAAGTTATACTAATCAATACAGGCTAACTTGTAAGAAACAAAAAACACCCTTTTGGAGTACTTACCAAAAGGGTGCTTATATATTAAATTAG
- a CDS encoding DUF255 domain-containing protein, whose product MRNFIIVVVLVVASISVKAQNKVKWLTFEEAIEKNEKNPKPILIDIYTDWCGWCKKMDKTTYKNEVIVKYINENYYAVKLNGEEKRDINYQGRKFTYKAQGRRGYHELAAAIMNGKLSYPSTAFLNKDKQLIQNVPGYLAEQRFEKILAFFSGENYKTTKWKDFSENFKSSI is encoded by the coding sequence ATGAGAAATTTTATAATAGTAGTAGTTTTAGTAGTAGCTTCTATAAGTGTTAAAGCACAAAACAAGGTTAAATGGTTAACTTTTGAAGAAGCCATAGAGAAAAATGAGAAAAACCCGAAGCCTATTTTAATTGATATTTATACCGATTGGTGCGGATGGTGTAAGAAAATGGATAAAACTACTTATAAGAATGAAGTAATTGTAAAGTATATTAATGAAAATTATTATGCTGTAAAATTAAATGGAGAAGAGAAGAGAGATATAAACTACCAAGGAAGAAAATTTACCTATAAAGCACAAGGTAGGAGAGGATATCATGAACTAGCTGCGGCAATAATGAATGGAAAACTTAGTTACCCATCAACAGCTTTTTTAAATAAAGATAAACAACTCATACAAAATGTTCCTGGCTATTTAGCTGAACAGCGTTTTGAAAAAATATTAGCCTTCTTTTCAGGTGAAAATTATAAAACTACAAAATGGAAAGATTTTTCTGAAAACTTTAAAAGTTCTATATAG
- a CDS encoding peptide MFS transporter, which produces MSTVKQPHEKELFGQPVGLYILFLTEMWERFSYYGMRALLVLYMTTSAMGDDPRGAGLGWTSKEALALYGWYTMLVYVMSIPGGMIADKLLGQKRSVLLGAIILCLGHGVLIMTDTWAFYTGLGLVILGVGLLKPNISTMVGGLYKEGDIRRDKGFSIFYIGINLGSLLATMVIGLVVAKWGWHAGFGLAGIVMVLGLINYVYGQKYLKEVGNFVPSKNDENSISYGKLYSKLFSSPKQLVFTVVLLAASAFGWYKLGWGYGMLFLFLTAITALLMMIYKELETQVFKDRFLVLLLSFIMVIIFWGAFEQAGGLMNLYTETNTNRVLFGWEIPTVMFQSLNAGFIILFATGVAGFWANRKLKSKEASSLFKMALGIIIMGFGFLFMVFAAMEFEKSGTSSMLWLVLAYLFHTIGELCISPVALSFITKLAPVKYAALMMGVYFAATGLGNKVAGIVGESASDYGELTIFSGILIFTVLIGGLFILILKPLKRLTHGAEEKERDLKQEEAEGFELADN; this is translated from the coding sequence ATGAGTACAGTAAAACAGCCGCATGAAAAAGAATTATTTGGGCAACCAGTAGGTTTATATATCCTGTTTCTAACCGAAATGTGGGAACGATTTTCATATTATGGAATGAGAGCTTTATTAGTTTTATATATGACTACTTCTGCAATGGGAGATGATCCAAGAGGAGCAGGGTTAGGTTGGACAAGTAAAGAAGCTTTAGCTTTATATGGTTGGTATACCATGTTGGTATATGTAATGTCTATACCCGGAGGTATGATTGCAGATAAATTACTTGGACAAAAAAGATCGGTATTATTAGGGGCAATTATTTTGTGCCTAGGTCATGGAGTTCTAATAATGACTGATACTTGGGCTTTTTATACAGGGTTAGGGTTAGTTATTTTAGGAGTTGGTTTATTAAAACCAAATATTTCAACTATGGTTGGAGGATTATATAAAGAAGGAGATATTAGAAGAGATAAAGGATTTTCTATTTTTTATATAGGAATAAATTTAGGTTCTCTTTTAGCAACGATGGTAATAGGATTAGTAGTTGCAAAATGGGGATGGCATGCAGGTTTTGGTTTAGCAGGTATTGTAATGGTATTAGGATTAATAAACTATGTTTATGGACAAAAATATTTAAAAGAAGTAGGTAATTTCGTGCCAAGTAAAAATGATGAGAACTCAATATCTTACGGGAAGTTATATTCAAAGCTGTTTAGTTCACCTAAACAGTTGGTTTTTACTGTAGTTTTATTAGCGGCATCTGCGTTTGGATGGTATAAGTTAGGATGGGGTTATGGAATGTTATTTTTGTTTTTAACAGCAATTACAGCATTATTAATGATGATTTACAAAGAATTAGAAACTCAGGTTTTTAAAGATCGTTTTTTAGTTCTTTTATTATCTTTTATTATGGTTATTATTTTTTGGGGAGCATTTGAGCAAGCTGGAGGATTAATGAACTTATATACAGAAACAAATACAAATAGAGTTCTTTTTGGTTGGGAAATTCCAACAGTAATGTTTCAAAGTTTAAATGCTGGTTTTATTATTTTATTTGCAACTGGGGTTGCTGGTTTTTGGGCTAATAGAAAGCTGAAATCAAAAGAAGCTTCTTCTTTATTTAAAATGGCTTTAGGTATTATTATAATGGGATTTGGTTTCCTTTTTATGGTTTTTGCAGCTATGGAGTTCGAGAAATCTGGAACATCTAGCATGTTATGGTTAGTATTGGCGTATTTATTTCATACAATAGGTGAATTATGTATTTCACCAGTAGCACTTTCTTTTATCACTAAGTTAGCACCAGTAAAATATGCTGCTTTAATGATGGGAGTTTATTTTGCAGCTACAGGTTTAGGTAATAAAGTAGCAGGAATAGTAGGAGAATCAGCTTCTGATTATGGTGAGTTAACTATTTTTTCTGGAATATTAATTTTTACTGTTTTAATCGGTGGTTTATTTATTTTAATATTAAAACCTTTAAAGCGTTTAACGCATGGAGCTGAAGAGAAGGAAAGGGATTTAAAGCAGGAAGAGGCAGAAGGATTTGAATTAGCTGATAATTAA
- a CDS encoding S9 family peptidase encodes MKKLLIFFIGVSTFIQAQKKDISLEDIWRKGTFRADYMNSLNSMNGDFYSLLNYSKESSTVDKYSYETLEKIATIVDSKDLNELKYIQSYKFNNDETKLILGTNFKPIFRRSFLGTFYLYDIASKKISLIGEDIQRPTFSPDSKKIAYAKDNNLYIKDFSENETVFKITSSGKKNEIINGITDWVYEEEFGFVKAFEWSSDSKNLAYLRFDESKVKTFSMDVYGKGKYPTQHVFKYPKAGEKNAKVSLHIFSLSTNKTAEIVFGEYEYIPRINWTKDSNLLAVRTLNRHQNDLKMYFVNANTFASTLILNETDKAYVDVTDDLTFLDDNSFIWTSEKDGYNHIYHYDNKGKLINQVTKGNWEVTSYYGYNAKEKTIYYQSVENGSINRGVYSVSLKGDNKKLLSNPSGTNGASFSKNMNYFINTFSDANTPQVYTLRNKGGKVLKTIKDNASLKQTITQYNLSKKEFSTISINGNDLNMYTIKPSNFDANKKYPVLMYQYSGPGSQNVANRWNGSNDYWHQMLAQNGYIVVCVDGRGTGYKGRDFKKVTYMNLVKHETEDQIAVAKELAKLSYVDANRIGIWGWSFGGHMSTNCILKGNDVFAAAIAVAPVTTWRFYDTIYTERYMRTPEENPTGYDDNSPLNYPELLKGKYLLVHGTGDDNVHVQNATRMAEALIQANKQFDWAMYPDKNHGIYGGNTRLHLYTKMTNFIKNNL; translated from the coding sequence ATGAAAAAACTGTTAATATTTTTTATTGGAGTTTCTACGTTTATACAAGCTCAGAAAAAAGATATTTCTTTAGAGGATATATGGCGAAAAGGCACGTTTAGAGCTGATTATATGAATTCTTTAAACTCAATGAATGGAGATTTTTACTCCCTTTTAAATTATTCAAAAGAAAGTTCAACTGTAGATAAGTACAGTTATGAAACATTAGAGAAAATAGCCACAATTGTTGATAGTAAAGATTTAAATGAATTAAAATACATTCAATCTTATAAATTTAATAACGACGAAACTAAATTGATTTTAGGTACCAACTTTAAACCAATATTTCGTCGTTCTTTTTTAGGTACATTTTACTTATATGATATTGCTTCAAAAAAAATATCATTAATAGGAGAAGATATACAAAGACCTACTTTTTCACCAGATAGTAAAAAAATAGCATACGCTAAGGATAATAACTTATACATTAAAGATTTTTCTGAAAATGAAACTGTTTTTAAAATAACAAGTAGTGGAAAGAAAAATGAAATTATTAATGGTATTACTGATTGGGTATATGAAGAAGAATTTGGTTTTGTAAAAGCTTTTGAGTGGAGTTCAGATAGTAAAAACCTTGCATACTTACGTTTTGATGAAAGCAAAGTGAAAACATTTTCTATGGATGTGTATGGTAAAGGGAAATATCCAACTCAACATGTTTTTAAATATCCAAAAGCTGGAGAAAAAAACGCAAAAGTTTCATTGCATATTTTTTCATTAAGCACCAATAAAACTGCAGAAATAGTTTTTGGAGAATATGAATACATTCCAAGAATTAATTGGACTAAAGATTCAAACTTATTAGCTGTACGTACATTAAATCGCCATCAAAATGATTTGAAAATGTATTTTGTTAATGCTAACACATTTGCAAGTACATTAATACTTAATGAAACAGATAAGGCTTATGTTGATGTTACTGACGATTTAACTTTTTTAGATGATAATAGCTTTATTTGGACTAGTGAAAAAGATGGGTATAACCATATTTATCATTATGATAATAAAGGTAAATTAATAAATCAAGTAACTAAAGGTAATTGGGAAGTAACTTCTTATTACGGGTATAATGCTAAAGAAAAAACTATTTATTATCAATCTGTAGAAAACGGATCAATTAATAGAGGGGTATATAGTGTTTCATTAAAAGGAGATAACAAAAAGTTACTAAGTAATCCTTCAGGAACTAATGGTGCTTCTTTTAGTAAAAATATGAATTACTTTATCAATACGTTTTCTGATGCTAATACTCCACAGGTGTATACATTAAGGAATAAAGGAGGTAAAGTTTTAAAAACAATTAAAGATAATGCAAGTTTAAAGCAAACTATTACTCAATACAATCTTAGTAAAAAAGAATTCTCAACAATATCCATAAATGGGAATGATTTAAACATGTATACAATTAAACCATCAAATTTTGATGCAAATAAAAAGTACCCTGTTTTAATGTATCAATATTCTGGGCCAGGATCTCAAAATGTAGCTAATAGATGGAATGGTTCAAATGATTACTGGCACCAAATGCTAGCTCAAAACGGGTATATTGTTGTATGTGTTGATGGAAGAGGTACAGGTTATAAAGGTAGAGATTTTAAGAAAGTTACTTATATGAATTTAGTAAAGCATGAAACTGAAGATCAGATTGCGGTTGCTAAAGAGTTAGCAAAACTTTCATATGTAGATGCAAATAGAATTGGAATTTGGGGATGGTCTTTTGGTGGTCATATGAGTACCAATTGTATTTTAAAAGGGAATGACGTTTTTGCAGCAGCAATAGCAGTTGCTCCAGTAACAACATGGCGTTTTTATGATACAATATATACTGAACGTTATATGCGTACTCCTGAAGAAAATCCAACAGGGTATGATGATAATTCACCATTGAACTATCCAGAATTATTAAAAGGAAAATATTTATTAGTTCATGGTACAGGAGATGATAATGTACATGTACAAAACGCTACGCGTATGGCAGAGGCTTTAATTCAAGCTAATAAACAATTTGATTGGGCAATGTATCCAGATAAAAACCACGGAATTTATGGTGGTAATACACGTTTACATTTATATACTAAAATGACAAATTTTATTAAAAACAACTTATAA